In one window of Tumebacillus algifaecis DNA:
- a CDS encoding non-ribosomal peptide synthetase, whose translation METPHARTKDDDIAIIGMSGVFPEANNLDDFWNNLVTGVDSIRDFPTSRKEELSAIIPDVFERDFMKIGYVGQVSQFEPEIFSISKEESRFIDPQQRLLIELVEEAILNAGYAPNQLSDQTVGMYIASNENRYTDKISTESAMKSLNGIPSMNAGRIAYVYNFNGPALTFDTACSSSLAAFHYAVQSLRLGEADIAIAGGTSLIILPQEKKDIQKQSVLSEEQKVRTFDKRADGTVAGEGGGIVILKSLQNALEDGDPIHAVVKGSAINSNGNRANGLAAPSERGQAEAILRSAKNAKIEPGTLSYIEAHGTGTKIGDPIEVAGLSKALNELGYRRQSVAIGSLKTNIGHLDAAAGIASLIKTVLSLKHKQIPASINFEAPNPLIDFEMSPMYVNDVLSDWHSESVRRAGVSSLGMIGTNVFSILEEAPAVAEEREADHSNVVLLSARTEQSLDAMASRLSIYLQSNQVLLLDDISFTLNTGRRNFAKKVSFVADSTAELIAGLQAFVANKDEQAATDNTQSTDKAAVSAIFMIPDLEGADMQAIDQMYAKHPQFKRCVEACRALLANQEDQRDARVAYLISMYAYAKLAIAHSIPVKAVLGLGIGDLVADLIMKKKTFEETVARIKGYNQPMKVIEDAKLQALGQQIVKSGINTFVTFCFKREVFERFEHAFGQLPNVSLLNLTQETRSFMEALNGLIRGGLDVDWKAAYVGENRKRVSLPGYVFTRSSYFIQPGELVQMGAGGAGAEVAEAVVQNDLPVQDNLTQMFGEVYTGQSYSREDRTADLDIDSIMVMQFAGKVKKMYGVDVPLSLFFGDKLLGEIFYTLEETIGSRSSEDNIIQKQPVKEFYPASPPQKRVFILNQLGSDNISYNMPGAMTIVGNLDRVAFERAFQTLIQRHESLRTTFEFVEDVLVQRIHPPFELKVEHVEASESEVGQIIENFVKPFDLSQLPMLRVALVKLEAEKHLFLFDIHHIISDGLSMGILIEELIQLYEGVELHELKIQYRDFAVWQAELFEAEDFKKQEQYWLEVFSDEIPALALPTDYPRPAIQSFEGSNYEFEVGQELTKKLFHITSQEGSTLNMLLLAAYNVLMYKYTGQEDIIVGSPIAGRRHADLDNVIGMFVNTLAMRNYLTGTKTFRTFLDEVKEHAAKAIDNQDYQFEDLIDKLNLRRDQSRNPLFDTMFVLQNMHSGEADTGSLKFEPYQLGSKVSKFDLNMTASNTDESIHFSLEYCTKLFTETTIQRMAQHFIRILEIVAENVQIKLDEIDMLTVEERSTLLQGFNDTKTDYESATTIHERFDDQAMRLPDRVAVVCGNGKLTYRELQEKANQLAQELRRRGVGRESIVGLMVDRSLEMIVGLLGILKSGAAYLPIDPTYPEDRVAYILEDSQAKMLVSQGDILARLPFQGETVDLQDASLWAGEVELVQNVNMPTDMAYILYTSGSTGKPKGVMIEHKAVNNFIAGTTQAIDFAEGKTVLCLTTISFDIFVLETLLPLTQGLRVVVANENQQVDPKLLGQVIVEQRVDMLQTTPSRLKMLLSDANGLESLQRLTEIMVGGEAFPEALLSTMKKLKGPRIYNMYGPTETTVWSAIQDMTDVERISIGKPIANTRFYIVDKSQRVQPIGIPGELCIAGESLARGYWRRPEMTAEKFVANLFEAGGTLYKTGDMARWLADGTVEFIGRADHQVKIRGYRIETGEIESCILQLESIREAVVVAREDASGTKYLGAYYTAHGEVTAASIRSHLSKELPDYMIPSYFLQLEQMPLTPNGKLDRKQLPAFEGQFSAVTEYVAPETETEAKLADIWQEMLGLNQVGVNDSFFDLGGHSLKAALFIARVNKEFGIQIPLRDIFQQPTIRNIASILVSSIADVSSAILPVEEREHYPVPQQVQEVLKHSRARDTGTLYNKTLVTIIEGPLDRGQLEKAFQSLISRHEILRTSFEMIDGVPVQKVHQNVDFTLMEIFSTSLEIDEVVNDFVRPFHPEQTPLIRVGLAEMESDVHVLILDMHQTTTDGTSGNILVGEMMALYAGLELEALPIQYKDYSVWLAEQSESEAMKKQEAYWLDVFADGVPEFNFPTDFERPMIQSLEGGRLKFDLDRELVKELKYFSADSGVTLFMSLFAGYNILMHKYTNQEDLVVGTSMAARPYSDLQNVLGTFTNSLAMRNVPRAELTIREFLETVKECALRAFENQDYRYADLVDKLDLREDLSRHPLYDTMFVLHNMEISEAKMGNMTFTPYEQEACSVKYDFIWHAHEAQDEIKIDLMYSTKLFKPETIQTLSDNFIHLLKQMIQNPEARLKELSRTAVFN comes from the coding sequence GTGGAAACTCCCCATGCCCGAACCAAGGACGATGACATTGCGATCATCGGCATGTCTGGCGTGTTCCCGGAAGCGAACAACCTCGATGATTTCTGGAACAACCTTGTGACCGGAGTCGATAGTATTCGAGATTTCCCGACCAGCAGGAAGGAAGAATTGAGTGCTATCATTCCAGATGTGTTTGAACGAGATTTTATGAAAATCGGCTATGTCGGACAAGTCTCGCAGTTCGAACCGGAGATTTTTTCGATCAGCAAAGAGGAGTCTCGGTTTATCGACCCGCAGCAAAGACTGCTGATCGAACTGGTGGAAGAAGCGATTCTGAACGCAGGCTACGCGCCGAACCAACTCTCGGATCAGACGGTCGGCATGTACATCGCCAGCAACGAGAATCGCTATACGGACAAGATCTCGACAGAATCCGCGATGAAATCTCTGAACGGCATTCCTTCCATGAATGCAGGTAGAATCGCGTATGTCTACAACTTCAATGGACCTGCACTCACATTTGATACTGCGTGTTCATCCTCTCTGGCGGCATTTCATTATGCCGTCCAGAGCTTGAGACTTGGTGAGGCTGACATCGCCATCGCAGGCGGTACGAGTCTGATCATTCTGCCGCAAGAGAAGAAGGACATTCAGAAGCAGTCGGTTCTGTCCGAAGAGCAGAAGGTGCGCACGTTTGACAAGAGAGCGGACGGCACGGTGGCCGGAGAAGGCGGCGGGATCGTCATTCTCAAGTCGCTCCAGAATGCGCTAGAAGATGGAGACCCGATCCACGCGGTCGTGAAAGGCAGTGCGATCAACAGCAACGGCAACAGAGCCAACGGGCTCGCAGCGCCAAGCGAACGGGGACAGGCCGAGGCGATCTTGCGAAGTGCGAAGAACGCCAAGATCGAACCGGGAACCTTGTCTTATATCGAAGCACACGGCACGGGGACCAAGATCGGCGACCCGATTGAAGTGGCAGGGCTCTCGAAAGCCTTAAACGAGCTTGGGTACAGACGCCAATCTGTCGCCATCGGCTCCTTGAAGACGAACATCGGGCACTTGGACGCAGCAGCCGGAATCGCTAGCTTGATCAAAACGGTCCTGTCCTTGAAGCACAAGCAGATTCCGGCATCGATCAACTTCGAAGCACCGAACCCGCTGATCGATTTTGAAATGTCTCCGATGTATGTCAACGATGTGCTGTCCGACTGGCATTCCGAGTCGGTTCGCAGAGCGGGCGTCTCCTCTCTGGGGATGATCGGCACCAACGTCTTCTCTATTTTGGAAGAAGCTCCAGCGGTTGCGGAAGAGCGAGAAGCAGACCACAGCAATGTGGTGCTGCTCTCGGCCCGTACCGAACAATCTTTGGATGCGATGGCCTCCAGACTGTCGATTTATTTACAAAGTAATCAAGTGTTGCTTTTGGACGACATTTCCTTTACTTTGAATACAGGCAGACGGAATTTTGCTAAAAAGGTGTCTTTTGTAGCAGACAGCACGGCGGAATTGATCGCAGGCTTGCAGGCGTTCGTGGCTAACAAGGACGAGCAAGCTGCGACTGACAATACCCAAAGTACTGATAAGGCGGCCGTCAGCGCTATCTTCATGATCCCTGATCTGGAGGGTGCAGACATGCAGGCGATCGACCAAATGTATGCCAAGCATCCTCAATTCAAGCGATGCGTGGAAGCGTGCAGAGCCCTGCTTGCGAATCAGGAAGACCAGCGAGATGCAAGAGTGGCCTACCTTATCTCCATGTACGCCTATGCCAAGCTGGCCATTGCCCACTCCATTCCGGTCAAAGCTGTCTTGGGCTTAGGGATTGGTGACCTTGTGGCCGATCTGATTATGAAAAAGAAAACCTTCGAAGAAACCGTAGCGCGCATCAAAGGGTACAACCAGCCGATGAAGGTGATCGAAGACGCCAAACTGCAAGCTCTTGGGCAGCAGATCGTCAAGTCGGGTATCAACACCTTCGTCACGTTCTGCTTCAAGCGCGAAGTCTTCGAGCGGTTTGAACATGCGTTTGGTCAGCTTCCGAATGTGTCCCTGCTGAATCTGACGCAGGAGACCCGTTCGTTCATGGAAGCGCTCAACGGCCTGATTCGAGGCGGGCTAGACGTGGACTGGAAGGCAGCTTATGTGGGCGAGAACCGCAAACGGGTGAGCTTGCCAGGCTATGTGTTCACGAGATCTAGCTACTTCATCCAACCGGGTGAACTGGTTCAGATGGGGGCTGGGGGAGCGGGGGCCGAGGTGGCAGAAGCGGTCGTCCAGAACGATTTACCTGTGCAAGACAACCTGACCCAGATGTTCGGTGAAGTGTATACCGGACAGAGCTACAGCAGGGAGGACCGCACGGCCGATCTGGACATCGATTCGATCATGGTCATGCAGTTCGCTGGCAAAGTGAAGAAGATGTACGGTGTCGATGTGCCGTTGTCTCTCTTCTTCGGGGACAAGTTGCTCGGCGAAATCTTTTACACGCTGGAAGAGACGATCGGCAGCCGCAGCTCCGAGGACAACATCATCCAGAAGCAGCCGGTGAAGGAATTCTATCCGGCATCGCCGCCGCAGAAGCGCGTCTTTATCCTCAACCAGCTCGGAAGCGATAACATCAGCTACAACATGCCAGGGGCCATGACGATTGTGGGGAACCTTGATCGAGTAGCGTTCGAACGCGCTTTCCAAACGCTGATCCAGCGTCATGAGTCGCTGCGCACCACTTTTGAGTTTGTAGAGGACGTGCTGGTGCAGCGCATCCATCCGCCGTTTGAGTTGAAGGTGGAGCACGTGGAGGCGAGCGAGAGCGAAGTCGGCCAGATCATCGAGAATTTTGTCAAGCCATTTGACTTGAGCCAGCTCCCGATGTTGCGGGTGGCGCTTGTCAAACTCGAAGCAGAGAAGCACCTCTTCCTGTTCGACATTCACCACATCATCTCGGACGGTCTGTCCATGGGGATTCTGATTGAAGAGTTGATTCAGCTCTATGAAGGCGTCGAACTGCACGAGCTGAAGATCCAGTACCGTGACTTTGCGGTCTGGCAGGCGGAACTGTTCGAGGCGGAAGACTTCAAGAAACAGGAGCAATACTGGCTGGAGGTCTTCTCCGATGAGATCCCGGCGCTTGCTTTGCCAACCGATTATCCGCGACCGGCCATTCAGAGCTTTGAAGGCAGCAATTATGAATTCGAAGTGGGGCAGGAGCTGACGAAGAAGCTCTTCCACATCACGTCTCAAGAGGGAAGCACGCTGAACATGCTTCTGCTCGCGGCCTACAACGTCCTCATGTACAAGTACACGGGACAAGAGGACATCATCGTAGGGTCGCCGATCGCAGGCCGTCGCCACGCCGATTTGGACAACGTGATCGGCATGTTCGTCAATACGCTGGCGATGCGCAACTATCTGACGGGCACAAAGACCTTCCGCACCTTCTTGGATGAAGTCAAGGAACATGCGGCGAAGGCGATTGACAACCAGGACTACCAGTTTGAAGACCTGATCGACAAGCTGAACCTGCGCAGAGACCAGAGCCGCAATCCGCTGTTCGATACGATGTTCGTGCTGCAGAACATGCACAGCGGCGAAGCGGACACGGGAAGCCTGAAGTTTGAGCCGTACCAGCTCGGTAGTAAGGTGTCTAAGTTCGATCTGAACATGACTGCATCGAATACGGATGAGAGCATCCACTTCAGCCTTGAATACTGCACGAAGCTGTTTACGGAAACGACGATCCAGCGAATGGCGCAGCATTTCATCCGCATCTTGGAGATCGTAGCGGAGAACGTGCAGATCAAGCTCGATGAGATCGACATGCTCACGGTGGAAGAACGATCCACGCTTCTTCAGGGCTTCAACGACACGAAGACCGACTACGAAAGCGCGACAACTATCCATGAGCGATTCGATGATCAGGCGATGCGCTTGCCTGATCGGGTTGCTGTCGTCTGTGGCAACGGGAAATTGACCTACCGAGAGTTGCAGGAAAAGGCAAACCAACTGGCGCAGGAACTTCGCCGCCGTGGAGTCGGCCGAGAGAGCATCGTCGGCTTGATGGTAGATCGCTCCTTGGAAATGATCGTGGGTCTTCTGGGGATCTTGAAGTCGGGGGCTGCGTACTTGCCGATTGACCCGACGTATCCAGAAGACCGCGTTGCGTACATACTCGAAGACAGCCAAGCCAAGATGCTGGTCTCGCAGGGCGATATTTTGGCGCGTCTCCCGTTCCAAGGGGAAACGGTGGACCTGCAGGATGCCAGCTTGTGGGCAGGCGAAGTGGAACTTGTGCAGAACGTCAACATGCCGACCGATATGGCGTACATTCTGTACACGTCCGGGTCGACGGGCAAGCCCAAGGGCGTCATGATCGAGCACAAGGCGGTCAACAACTTCATCGCGGGCACGACGCAAGCGATCGACTTCGCAGAAGGGAAGACGGTGCTGTGCCTGACGACCATCTCCTTTGACATCTTTGTTCTGGAAACGTTGTTGCCGCTGACCCAAGGGCTGCGCGTTGTGGTCGCCAACGAGAACCAGCAGGTCGATCCGAAACTGCTCGGCCAAGTGATCGTCGAGCAGCGTGTGGACATGCTTCAGACCACGCCGTCCCGACTCAAGATGCTCTTGAGCGATGCGAACGGTCTGGAGTCCTTGCAGAGACTCACCGAGATCATGGTCGGGGGTGAGGCGTTCCCAGAAGCCTTGCTGTCCACGATGAAGAAACTGAAAGGTCCGCGCATCTACAACATGTACGGCCCGACTGAAACGACAGTCTGGTCTGCGATTCAGGACATGACCGACGTGGAGCGCATCAGCATCGGGAAACCGATCGCCAACACTCGTTTCTACATCGTGGACAAGAGCCAGCGTGTGCAACCGATCGGCATCCCGGGTGAACTGTGCATCGCAGGGGAATCTCTGGCGCGCGGCTACTGGAGACGACCTGAGATGACCGCAGAAAAGTTTGTCGCGAATCTGTTTGAAGCAGGCGGCACGCTGTACAAGACGGGCGACATGGCAAGATGGCTGGCCGATGGAACGGTGGAGTTCATCGGTCGCGCGGATCATCAGGTGAAGATCCGAGGCTATCGGATTGAAACGGGCGAGATCGAATCCTGCATTCTACAGCTCGAATCGATTCGAGAAGCGGTTGTGGTGGCACGAGAGGATGCGAGCGGGACCAAATACCTCGGCGCGTACTATACGGCGCATGGCGAAGTGACCGCTGCGAGCATCCGAAGCCACCTGTCCAAAGAACTGCCAGATTACATGATTCCGTCTTACTTCCTACAGTTGGAGCAGATGCCGCTCACGCCAAACGGCAAACTCGACCGCAAACAGCTTCCTGCATTCGAAGGGCAGTTCAGCGCTGTCACCGAATACGTTGCGCCTGAGACGGAGACAGAAGCGAAACTGGCTGACATCTGGCAGGAAATGCTCGGACTGAATCAAGTTGGGGTCAACGACAGCTTCTTCGATCTCGGCGGACATTCCTTGAAGGCCGCGCTCTTCATCGCAAGAGTCAACAAGGAGTTCGGTATCCAGATCCCGCTGCGGGACATCTTCCAGCAGCCGACGATCCGAAACATTGCGAGCATCCTCGTTTCGAGCATTGCGGACGTTTCATCCGCGATCCTGCCTGTCGAAGAGCGAGAGCATTACCCTGTGCCGCAACAAGTGCAGGAAGTCCTCAAGCACAGCCGCGCTCGTGATACTGGAACCCTGTACAACAAGACGCTCGTGACGATCATCGAAGGGCCTCTGGACCGAGGTCAACTAGAAAAAGCGTTCCAGTCGTTAATTTCGCGCCATGAGATCCTGCGTACTTCTTTTGAGATGATTGACGGTGTTCCCGTACAGAAGGTGCATCAGAACGTAGACTTCACGCTGATGGAGATCTTCTCGACCAGCCTGGAGATCGACGAGGTGGTCAACGACTTCGTTCGCCCGTTCCACCCGGAACAGACGCCACTTATCCGGGTCGGGCTTGCCGAGATGGAGTCGGACGTGCATGTGCTGATCCTCGACATGCACCAGACGACAACCGACGGCACGTCGGGCAACATTCTGGTCGGCGAGATGATGGCGCTCTACGCGGGGCTGGAACTCGAAGCGTTGCCGATCCAGTACAAGGACTACTCCGTCTGGCTGGCTGAGCAGAGCGAATCGGAAGCGATGAAGAAGCAGGAAGCGTACTGGCTGGACGTGTTCGCAGACGGTGTTCCTGAGTTCAACTTCCCGACCGATTTCGAGAGACCGATGATCCAGAGCTTGGAAGGCGGCCGCCTCAAATTCGATCTCGATCGAGAGCTGGTCAAGGAGTTGAAATACTTCTCCGCTGACTCCGGTGTCACGCTGTTTATGTCGTTGTTCGCGGGCTACAACATTTTGATGCACAAATACACGAACCAAGAGGACCTTGTCGTGGGCACTTCGATGGCGGCGAGACCTTATTCCGACTTGCAGAATGTACTCGGAACGTTCACGAACAGCTTGGCGATGCGCAACGTCCCGAGAGCAGAACTCACCATTCGCGAGTTCTTGGAGACCGTGAAGGAATGCGCGCTGAGAGCCTTTGAGAACCAAGACTATAGATATGCTGACCTAGTGGACAAGTTGGACCTGCGCGAGGACCTCAGTCGTCACCCGCTGTACGACACGATGTTCGTGCTCCACAACATGGAGATCAGCGAAGCGAAGATGGGGAACATGACTTTCACGCCTTATGAACAAGAAGCATGCTCCGTCAAGTACGACTTCATCTGGCACGCACACGAAGCCCAAGATGAGATCAAGATCGACCTGATGTACAGTACCAAGCTCTTCAAGCCGGAGACCATCCAAACGCTTTCGGACAACTTCATTCACCTGCTCAAGCAGATGATCCAGAATCCAGAGGCGCGATTGAAAGAGCTGTCCAGAACGGCTGTCTTTAACTAG